Proteins encoded within one genomic window of Punica granatum isolate Tunisia-2019 unplaced genomic scaffold, ASM765513v2 Contig00324, whole genome shotgun sequence:
- the LOC116190122 gene encoding uncharacterized protein LOC116190122, with product MISVKSMNPLLSILNDNRLTRSNFSDWLRNLNVVLNMEALGYILETQAVDPPGEDTSNDQLSTYELWSADDMNVRCYVLASMSNELQKQHENMKSAQEILKNLKELY from the coding sequence ATGATAAGTGTGAAATCTATGAATCCTCTCTTGAGCATACTGAATGATAACAGGCTCACTAGGTCTAACTTTTCGGACTGGCTCCGTAACTTGAACGTTGTCCTGAACATGGAGGCTTTAGGATACATCCTAGAGACTCAGGCAGTTGATCCTCCTGGTGAGGATACCTCAAATGATCAGCTGAGCACATATGAGCTGTGGTCGGCTGATGATATGAATGTTCGCTGCTACGTGCTTGCTTCTATGAGTAATGAGTTGCaaaagcaacacgagaacatgaagagCGCTCAAGAGATCTTGAAGAATCTTAAGGAGCTTTATTGA